TTAGGAAGCCCTCTTGCAAGAAAATTCTTGATCTGACAATGTTTCCAGTAGGGTTAACAACACAGACTACCAAATCGTCGATCGCCCCGGTAATTCTTTTGAAAGAAACGAGGGATCCATCAGAAGAGATCAGAGGTTTGAAATCACCGGACCGCAAGGATGGTTTTCTCTGCCGGATCGAATTTAGTTTCCTGTATAGCTCCAGGGTATTCTTTTCGATGTGAATATTTTCCCATTCCATTGGAGCTCTGTTCTCAGGATCATTTCCACCCTCCATTCCAATCTCCTCTCCGTAGTAGATCAAAGGTATGCCAGGGAGACAGTACTGAAGGGTAAGCGCAGAGCTTATTCTCTCGAATGATTTGAGTTCATTTCTTAGTCTTGGCACATCGTGTGATGAGAGAACGGTCCATGACTTGGATACGAATTCGAGTCCGGCGTCTCTTATGGCATCATTGATAATTTGAAGGGCATCTCTTCCTGAAAGGTAACCAATAAATACCTCCCAGATTATTAATCGAAAGTAGTAGTTCATCAATCCGTCAAGTCCCGATCTTTCAGGCCAGTCTCCTGGATAATTCCAGATCTCTCCTATTACACATGAATCTGATCTGGTGGTTTTGGCTGAGTGAACCAGGGCTTTGAGAATCCTGGGACCCAAGTCATATGCAACATCAAGCCTCCAGCCATCTATTCCTAGCTTCAACCAATGACTTACTACTGAATTCTCTCCGTCGTATATGATTTTAGCGAGTTCCGGGTCTTCAAGATTCAATTCGATAAGGTTGTCAGAGTCCATCCAGCCCCTAAAATCTTTCTCTCCTTTGAAGAAGTAACTCTCGAACTTCTCATTTCCCTGTTCTGCACCGGGCTGGTCGAATATTCCAAGGCCGTTGAACCATCTTCCGGAAGTCCCGACATGGTTAAACACTCCGTCAAGTATTACCCTGATCCCCTTCCTATGAGCTTCATCCAGAAGGACGATGAATTCTTCTTCAGATCCTAAATCGCGGTCAATCGTGAAATAGTCGATTGTATCGTACTTATGATTTGTGTGTGCCCAGAAAATCGGGTTAAGATAGATTGTATTTGCACCAAGCTCCTTTACATAATCAAGTTTTTCAATTACTCCAATCAAATCGCCACCCCAAAAATCGTACTGGTGGCTGCTATCAGTCGATGGAAAGGGTTTCTCATCCCACCTCCTAACCTTCTGTCCTGGGAGTGAGTAATGGCCATCCTGCTTCTTCTGAAAGACAGTTTTCCCTTTTCCAATATTGAATCTATCTGGAAATATCTGATAGACGATCGCATCTCTTTGCCAGTCTCTCATCTCTTCTCCTCGAGCAGTTCATTGGCATAGGCAAGATATACCATGCCTAAAAAGATGTTATCTCTAACCGACCAGAGCTCTTCAGGTTTAACGTTAATCTGAGATTGTCTGAGCCAAGAGTTCAGTGTCCAGAGAGTTATCTCATAGATCTGCATGAGGCCCCTGGAATAGACGAAGGCCGCGAAAGACTCATCGATGCTCCTTTCCTCCATCAGAGCGAAGGGATTAAGTGAAGATTCAACCGCCATGATGGATAGCACAACTGCAGGATCCAGCCGGGATAAATCGAGAGTACGGATCTCACCACCGACGATGATATCTACCTTTACTTCTCTGAATTCAATTAACGCATTGTAAATCTCCTCTGAGAGACGAGTTCTAAATGTGTCGGGTCTATCCGAAAGCAGATTACTAGACTCTATCAGTGAATATATCTTTGTTTTCAGAGCGGGGTATTCCTTTGTTGATTTTCCCAATGAGAGGTTTGATATTGTTTGGTTGTAATCGAAAAGTGAACTCTCAGGAACATTGTGCATCTTTATTGAGTTGCTTAACTCGATTTCTGACGAGTCATCAATGTCGGCAAAGTAAGTATAGGCATCTAGTACTCGATCATCATAAAAGTATGAAGGACTTGTAAGAAGAGATTTGTAATCAGCTCCAAGTCCGGCATTATAAAGAACGGAAAGAGCCGCGACTCTTTCAAGTCTGTTCTTCGCGCGTAGGGAAGCTAGTATCATTACGATAGCAATAATGGAGG
This window of the Mesotoga sp. BH458_6_3_2_1 genome carries:
- a CDS encoding glycoside hydrolase family 13 protein, with amino-acid sequence MRDWQRDAIVYQIFPDRFNIGKGKTVFQKKQDGHYSLPGQKVRRWDEKPFPSTDSSHQYDFWGGDLIGVIEKLDYVKELGANTIYLNPIFWAHTNHKYDTIDYFTIDRDLGSEEEFIVLLDEAHRKGIRVILDGVFNHVGTSGRWFNGLGIFDQPGAEQGNEKFESYFFKGEKDFRGWMDSDNLIELNLEDPELAKIIYDGENSVVSHWLKLGIDGWRLDVAYDLGPRILKALVHSAKTTRSDSCVIGEIWNYPGDWPERSGLDGLMNYYFRLIIWEVFIGYLSGRDALQIINDAIRDAGLEFVSKSWTVLSSHDVPRLRNELKSFERISSALTLQYCLPGIPLIYYGEEIGMEGGNDPENRAPMEWENIHIEKNTLELYRKLNSIRQRKPSLRSGDFKPLISSDGSLVSFKRITGAIDDLVVCVVNPTGNIVRSRIFLQEGFLMNGTEMKDMVTGKVLKASFGTISAELQPYEGLILEPVISRSKTHYTPYKRI
- a CDS encoding transglycosylase SLT domain-containing protein, which encodes MDKGKKIDLVVLVILLASIIAIVMILASLRAKNRLERVAALSVLYNAGLGADYKSLLTSPSYFYDDRVLDAYTYFADIDDSSEIELSNSIKMHNVPESSLFDYNQTISNLSLGKSTKEYPALKTKIYSLIESSNLLSDRPDTFRTRLSEEIYNALIEFREVKVDIIVGGEIRTLDLSRLDPAVVLSIMAVESSLNPFALMEERSIDESFAAFVYSRGLMQIYEITLWTLNSWLRQSQINVKPEELWSVRDNIFLGMVYLAYANELLEEKR